The Montipora capricornis isolate CH-2021 chromosome 3, ASM3666992v2, whole genome shotgun sequence genome includes the window taatagccgttgagttttattcctcagttatcgagttccataagtgtaaaacttaaaaatggtttgttttaaaatcagaaaagaaccaattcacctttgctgttaagaaaagtgtatgccatgcaaaacaagttgcatctcggtagcctgaaagttaactgacaaaataatttgcctgtgtttaaattaacaaatacaccaatacatcactaacgtttcatgtttaaccggagaattagggaagcagatgttcgaaggtgtaatagctgttgagttttattcctcagttatcgagttccataagtataaaagagttaaaaatggtttgctttaaaatcagaaaagaaccaattcaccgttgctgatgagaaaagtgtatgccaggcaaaacaagttgcatctcggcagcctgaaagttaagaaataatttgcctgtgttcaaattaacaaatacaccaatacatcactaacgtttcatgtttaaccggggAATTAgtgaagcagatgttcgaaggtgtaatagccgttgagttttattcctcagttatcgagttccataagtgtaaaacttaaaatggtttgctttaaaatcagaaaagaacaaATTCACATTTGCTGTTGAAAAAAGTGTATGCcatgcaaaacaagttgcatctcggtagcctgaaagttaactgacaaaataatttgcctgtgtttaaattaacaaatacaccaatacatcactaacgtttcatgtttaaccggggAATTAgtgaagcagatgttcgaaggtgtaatagctgttgagttttatttctcagttatcgagttccataagtataaaaccgttaaaaatggtttgctttaaaatcagaaaagaaccaattcaccgttgctgatGAGAAAGATGTATGCCAGgcaaacaagttgcatctcggcagcctgaaagttaagaaataatttgcctgtgtttaaattaacaaatacaccaatacatcactaacgtttcatgtttaaccggagaattagggaagcagatgttcgaaggtgtaatagccgttgagttttattcctcagttatcgagttccataagtgtaaaacttaaaaatggattgctttaattaagatcagaaaagaaccaatagttgctgttgagaaaagtgtgtgccaggcaaaacaagttacaactcggcagcctgaaagttaagaaataatttgcatgtgtttaaattaacaaatacaccaatacatcactaacgtttcatgtttaaccggagaattagggaagcagatgttctaAGGCTAGGTGTAATAgccgttgagttttattcctcagttatcgagttccataagtgtaaaacttaaaaatggtttgctttaaaatcagaaaagaaccaattcactgttgctgttgagaaaagtgtatgccaggcaaaacaagttgcatctcggtagccttaaagttaagatataatttcagctaatttgcctgtgtttaaattaatttgaaataaagagaattaagaaataattttccaatttttaattgcatggtgctggccgttgtaaaccgtgttttagaaaatatttcagattgatttattgtgcctctggacattttgacacgtcactcaaaattaataacttcttactaaccgagcgcgagggccgtactggggaatattggcccgaggtcgtggcagtacggaccgagcgcagcgaggtccgtacaaaaacgaccgagggccaatattccccagtacggctcgagccagctcggttagtaagtagtttattatatggctttttaattaccttttgctttgttttggcaagcccgtaatcggcccgtgggcataacgggagaataatgccccaCAGTTCAGTcacaataaaccaatcagagcgcgcgtgatatcggctacaaacacaagccatataataattagctcttattaaccgagcaggaggtctgtatgggggaatcttgaccgaggtcgtgagtacagaccgaacgcagtgacgtctgtacacacgaccgaggtcaagattctcccatacagactgactaagctcggttaatatatagatttagccaagcctaaaagcggagctccaggcttgtttattcttactggatgtaggattagtgaaaataaaagggtttGGAACTCTCCGCCGTTTGGTTTTCcccgaaattgcttaattatgttattttcttcgctgcctaactagtgaattccacggttaatttcacctgaaaaaccgactgatcgcatgattcacgaagggatgagtgtgatatcggtttttccagcgaaatctactgttgaattcaccagttcggcaattattttttcttgaatcacaagagtttgaaaagaaaacaagcaaatcctcagcaagcgaacggaaaaggaaagaagccatttcagagtcgactgtcaaaagccagcgaataggaatcacgctaaaattagaaatcacagacgtactatagctcgtgatgtgacagatcgtactttatttattccactttatctctgaaaatgagatcatttacattttgatgtacttcattgaaacacgccagcttggcttagaaccagaatcggctagaaaggacaaacttcaaacaagatctccaacaaattacctgtgcgtgctctaaacaaacttctgaaaacacaagctggtgatatttctccttactttttgcgagaacttattgcgattacatgtgtagaacacaagtgcaaaattttcttgtcactgtcgaggcacatccaaaaacaattaggcaagcggagtaaaaacttcttgttcgctcgcattttaaagccaaacaaaccagcaaaaggtcgattatttctgtccaaaaagagtacagatgattgttattgaatccagttaaaaataaaaattcgagtttcattcctgagcaaaggaaaaaacgactaaacaactttttaaaaatatgcatccacttgaaataactcatccgtagaaataacaaacggtttagtgtccaagaaaagaatttgtggagtaacttcttctattccaccaactttaagctattactggtgtaccgttttgtcgttctcgttctctttctctcttctttcgtttctgctcttctgtcataggccgtccgggcatcttgcaaccttagtagattcaaacttaaaaatcttaacacataccaaaaactgcaattcagagcaaaaagcagcccaaaacaaattaaaataaacactcagctttaagtttatatcgcttgacttgaataactacgtagccaccagtgtgtcctgaccacagctatattatgttaaacctggactgaaaccagcgaaaaatgcacgaaaaatatatttccaaaccgtacctggggcccgtttctcgaaaaccccggtaattaccgggccCGTTATCTTACGGACCGTTACCCGTAAACTTTCCCGGTACTTATCGGGGCCGATAAAATAACCGGGAGTTACCAGGCTCTTGCATGCACTTCACGCTCGTCATGAAAAGAAGGAGCTAGAATGACTTGGCAGTAGATCCGTAGAGCTTGTAGCATCCAGTTTTCCAACCGAGCGCTGTGATGTGAACAAAGGTGGCGTTCGAAGCGATGACCTTCCATCGTTCCTTTTACACCTTCTAGCAGTGAAGGCGACTTTTTAAACCTCATTGGCgggagaaattttgcaaagggtGTTTAGATGGCAGGATTTTTATTCACGCTTTTTGCAAGCAACCCTTTTAGTTTGCTGGGAAGCAACGCTCTTTTGGAGTAATAGGAGCTCAGAATTACTTACAATTTCACAGCTTCACCTCTCCTTTTAAGTGAACGTATCGCAAATGCACTAGGTGTTAAAAACCCAATCAAAGtccagatttctttgttgggaaGATTGTGCAATCTGcagaaaatgttacaacgaGGTTAAGCGAAATTCTCGATCTCGAAGGTTTCGATTCAATACAAGTAGTAGATTGCAGCGTACAGCGAACCAGTGGAAGGAGGTATGTCTTTGAGTCATCGCTTAGCATTATCAGATGCTTTGAATTCTCTTCAAGAACATcagttttcaattttatctcgACAGGTACGTCGGGTGGAATTCCGTCTTTATGAGACCAAAGGAGAATTCTTACCtcaggttcactgcatttatttcGATTTCCATTGGCATATATATgcgaacactctcaagatacactatttgaaaaaaaatcacgtttatttaatgaaaccaaaataatgTTCTTAATCATATAGTTATTTATCATAAGGGTATAGtagattttaaaagacattgctAAAAGGGATCAATTAGTACGTAATCACTTATTAGTTTATGGGATAATTCTATCCTTGGTGAACCCCTAACTGGAAGTAAGATAATTATATTGTTAAATTTGTGGCACCTTTATtaagggggtggcacttaactacagaaggacaatggttgctaaggaacctgtttagtcaaagagccctacaaaaagattgcatggatggttctttgaagtaactctttcaatggaaatctgacatcacctCAATAAAGGTGTATGcccaactagtcccagtcctcggtctcgaaaagaacaaaaagacaaGGCGGTTTTTTCATACGATAAGAACCGTCccatcaatatttgtaaactgtagcttggaatttctatttgggcaaaaaatggaactgatattttgaaaagtgcatCAGAGGAGGGCCGTAAATCCATGCTACACTGATTTTGTGTTAGATTGTTCTTGtactgttgcattaaaaatttgtgaaaaacatagttaattggctgagtttttaggcattttctgttgtGGCCATGTGATTTACAAAATATGGTTGTCAGTCGAATCAGTAGAAGagatgttaaatagaacacacgtGGCAAAAAATGGTAACTGCAGAGTTAAAGAGACtcaagaaatgattatttgaaggggtccatagcaacagtttggtagttaagagccagcCCCCTTAAACCTGATTGTTTTCATGCGGCAATAATGACTTTAATGCTGAATTAAATGTGTCGTCAGTATTTCAAACTGTGATAGCATCTTACAAGCTAAAAATGGGGAAATTTGAACTAGAAAGTGACATTTTGAAGGAGAAGGGGGTACCAATAAGACTTAGTCATCCTAAAATCACATTTGATGAACAGGGTTTTGTTAAGCCATGATgagtccaggtgatctggtggtaAATTTGCGGTGTTAAGAAAAGATTGATTTTGTTGTACTCATTTTCATGTCTTTGAGACAGATGTCCTGTTGATCATAAACAAGACTGGCTAGAAACTAGAATACCTTTCTACGTAATTTGCATAGGAATACAGTCGACTCCCGATATAGGGGACACCCTCGGGACCGCGTTttggtgtccgtaatagcgagagtccgtaatagcggggtgcgagaaaatttttattttaaaccttATTTACAGAAGGGGGTCACATGTGTGTTCATTTCCATTAACTCCAGTACCTTTTTCAAACCCGTTGTCGCACGTAAGGAGCCtcagaactttatttacaaacagaacAGAACTTAGCAGAACAGGAGTTACGTACCCTTCGTGTACGGTAGTTCGTCTGAGCACGCAAAGGCAGCAATCATCGTATGTGGCAGCAATGCACACACATGCATCGTTTTGGTTTCCTAATGTACTGAAGTACAGTAATCGACATTTCTAAAAAATTCTTTTCTGGGAAAAAACTGAACATCAGCTATTGATTGCATCAGCGATCACATTGCCTCAAAATATCGTTCCAATCGGCTCTGTTTAGTTCTCCTTTGAATTGCAAGTTCCCACACTTTGTCGCCAAGGAGACTAAATTCATTAGCAACCTTAAATTCCCCTCGCTGAATCAAAAAAGCCGAAATGTTTTGGACACTGTCCAGAACGTCCTTGAAACTTTTCAAAGTGGTTGTTTTGTTTAAGCATTCGCTTTCACCCGGGATATCTTCTTTTTCTATTTCGTTCTCGTCGTCACTCTCTATTTCCATGACGTGAGAAGTACCAATGGCCTCCAGCAGCTGTTGCTCGGTAAGAAGACTGTAACAGGTTGGAAGTTCGTTATCTGACTCCAGGTAAGTACTGATTCCACTTCCGGGTGCAACCTGTTGGACAAGATTGTCCAGTTCTTCATCGACTGAGACATCAAGATCAGCAAAGGGATCCTCTTCTCCTGACACAGTACTGACGATAGCTGCCTCTGAGAAAGTGCTGGAAATTCCAGGTGCTGCAAAACATTTGATAATGATATCGTTCTCGACCTTAGACCAAGCAGGCCATCTTGTGGCCTGCAGCACGTCCAATGTTTTGGCAACGTCTGTTGCACAGTTGTGGTCTGTGGTCATTGTAATAACATGACGAAGTAGCAACTTCCTGTAATAGACTTTTAAAGTTCTGGATTATTCTGAGATCTAAAGGTTTCAGCTTGGACGTGCAGTTTACAGgaaaaaacacaagtttaatATTGGAATAACGTCCCTTGAGATCATAGGGGTGACATCCAGCAGAGTCCAGGAATAAAAGTATTGATCGATTCTGGGCCTTGAAAGAGCTGTTTAACTGGCTGAGGAGCTTCTGAAGGATATCAGATGTCATCCAAGCCTTCTCTTGATTCAAATACTGACAAGGAAGATCATCTTTGTTTATATTCTTCAGGCACCTTGGATTCGCCTACTTTCCGATTACAACTGGCTTTTTCCTTTCCCCAGTAGCAGAAACGAAGAAAGCAACAGTTAACCGCTCTTTCGACTTCTTGCCTCCTTtgcatttctttgctttctccGAAAGGCTTTTATCCGGTAGTGCACGGTAAAAGCAGCCAGTTTCATCCATGTTCCAGATGTCTTGCATCTCATATCCAGAGGTGATTGACCCAAGACGCTCTTTCCAAGAGTACACTGTAGCCTCCGGCACATCATCAGATTCACCACAGAGTTTGTGTTGCGAAAGGTTGTTGCGCTCTTTAAACCTCGTAAGCCAGCCGCTCGAAGCCTTGAACTCAGGGTACCCAAGTTCCTCTGTTACTTTCGTTGCGAACTCCTGAATGAGAGGACCATCGACTGGAATGCGTTGTTCGGTTTCTTCTTGAACCATTCCCATACAGCATCATTCACGTCAGAATATTGTGAAGTACGGTTACGCTTCTTCGCACTGGAAATTCCTCTTTGGTATTCCTCTCTTACAAGAGTCTTCTGTTTCAGAATGTTGCTTACTTGTGTTTTTCCACAACCAAATGTCTCAGCAAGTTTGCGTATTCCTGTCAATCCTTTGCTATTCTCGTATTCTTCAACgatttgaaaacgtttttctaAAGGTAATTTGTTCCTAGCTTTCCGCGTTGTTTTATCTTTTGGCATGATTGAATGCTACGCTCTCCAGTAGAACACAGCCTGGTCAACACACGCCTGCTGGAAAGGTCCAGGTATAAACTTGACAATTACACAAAAGATTTTACATACGATATACATTTTAGTCGGATGTTTTAAATATTTCACATCCACGCCCGTTCTGTGTGGTGACGCTAAAGATCAAAGATCGCTGTGGTTCTGTCAAGAGCAAACCATACTCATCCGGCCtgtgttatttttatttactgtacCGGTTATGGCCAGTCCTCAAATTggaagagttgaaaacaaagagTACTATTCATGGATGCGAGGTCACCATGCTTACAAGGACATTTTCGAGCCTGTTATTGGTACCACGCTCAGTTTACGGCGGGAATCGGAAAATGCAAAAGATCCGCATGCTGTTGCTATTGTAGAAGATACTGGACGCATTGTTGGCCATATCCCATTAGGTTTATCGAGAATTGTGTCGTCTTTCTTAAAAAGGGCAAACCACAAGGCAACAGCAGAAATCTGTGGAGAGCGGATCAATCGAGGAGCTGGTTTGGGACTGGAAATTCCAGTTATTTATAAGATTTACGGCGGAAGGAAATATGTGAACAGACTGGACGAGCTTATTCATGGCAGCAATGAGGGCCCTACGAGAAAAATATGAAGGaattttgattgatggaagGAAGAAGCGGAAATCGAccaagaaagacaaaaacaatcccaaaaagcagaaaaaatagacTTGATTTGTATGCAAATATTCCAAGATGTTGCTCggtgtccgctataacgagagagaaaacaataaaattgtgacATTGGGACCGAATAAAGTGTCCGTAGGTCCGTAATAGCgagagtccgtaatagcgggagtttatttcagtcaaacgtctGTAACTTTCGCCGGGGATTTCGCTcctgtccgtaatagcggggtgtccgtaatagcgaggtGTCCGCAAGGCGGGAGTTGACTGTAGCGTCTGTTATTATATGCCTAGTTCTTCAAAGGGCACTACTGCAAGAATacaatagtggccgggtattctagaatcactTCGTGTTACATTATAACACTCGACCAATGGAAATGAAGCAATGGAGTGATTACTTAttagtagttttatttttatgaatgCTCCATGTCTTGGGCAATTTTGTTGTCAAGTTttggctttgtttgtttttttgttgttactttTAACATAGATGCAAAACTATTTTGCTTGTATGTATCAGGGGGGTTTCATTTATTAGCTCATAGGAAGGGGGGGTTGGTTGGCAAAATTACTTGGAAAGCCCTTCAAACATTTCCCAACCCCCCTCTACAGTAATGGCAACAATCACATAACCGCCATCTTTATCCAGCATTATATCTCAACCCCCCTCTTTCTCTCCCTCATACATACGGGAGCCAGCCAACTTATACATGAAAGCAGAACAGCTCAGCCAGTTCATCCAATGCATTCATGTGTTATTAGCATTAATGCttatattcaacattttcaactcaATAATCATCTATATCCTTAGAAGCAACAATTCAGCAGGAGGCGTAGCTGGGTTTTTCCGTTTTAATAGGTACACAGGAAGGTGCAGTGAAACAAGCACTTTCTGCATGAGCCTCTAGGGAGGATCTGGGGACATGCTCCccagaacattttttttattagggcctcagaaatgccatttcccatgttttCCGGGGGTAAGTTTCATAAAtcaaagcatgaaaaaaatgCTAACTATTCACTCACAGTAactttgttgtttatttgtcaacCTTTGGAACTACTGATATAAGTGTTTAGTAGACGAGTGCATTATCCACGGTAAATGTGGCTACAGGAAAAGGGAGAGACCTCTTCCTTTACaatggaaaaaataaataaattaaaatgttttatttttttgatttttggaggTACGCATGTGGGTATGTGCTTATATGGTTGCTACGCCTCTGTTCAGCTTGCATACCATCACATaaagtaaaatatatatatgacacccgtcacttttaaaacttcatAGGAAGGGCGGTGCATTTCCATGTCCAGACCATTGAGAGTTAATCATTACAGGTATTTCCCAATACAGGCATTTCCCTGTTCCCAGGAACAGTTCCCATAACTGGGAAAACTTTTGCTAATGGCCAGGAAAATGGGTGTAATATTGTAAATCTTTTCTAATATGTGCATTCAGCTTTGAAGTCAGCGAAATGAAGTGGAAAAGCCAACATTTCAATCAACCCCCCTCAAAACAAAAGGCTGCTCAGTATATGACAACCCCCCTTAATACTTTTCCAAAATAACattacctcccccccccccccccctcctcgtgtgctaataaatgaaagcccccttactgtttccctttttcgcagtgtcatttaaaatgaactcaCCTGAGGACTGTTGAGTGGCTTTTGGACAAAGTGacccaataaaattaattaatgttacCGTACTGTTAGAGTGCACCTCACTCCAAGTgtttttcactgcaaagttgaatctttccatctatggcaaatacattttgccatgttctccttgaaaattgttttcaatgcacagtaaatttaacaaaactctCAATGTTTTGTCACTTTTAAGGCCTAGCTAGCAAGAAGCAATAATCAAGTCTTTAACCGAGGTGATCCCTACCAAACTGCTCTGCATTgcaaaaaaagttcaaaacagtTTGTTCCGTTATAGTTGAAATTAACTCGTGCCTCTCATTAGCTTTGCAAATATCTCTCTGGTGTTGAGATTTgtcttaaacaaaagaaaatattttgagttaAGTTGGGCTTAAGTTATGTAGAAGCTATTGAGTAATGGAGGCCAGGCAGAAATTTGCCGCTTTGCACTGCCCACCAGAGTAATCAAGGAGGGAAATCTTGTCTTCCACAGGCCAAAGGCCCTCTCAGTGGTGTTCTTCATTTTTGTATGCCCCTTCTGGTACCTGTAGGGTTTGATTGCATACCCACAGTCTCCCAGGAGCCACCCATTCCCACCTCCTCCACCCTCCATACATGCTTGCAAGTAGCTGGCATTAAAAATAGTTGAATCATGTACAGAGCCATGCCATATGCAAACAAAATGTTTAGATGACAGGTGAGCATTGCACACTGTCATCacattaaggtaattccttagtattgcattgcgcatccctactgcgcacgattttcgcgtcattagcgcgcgcacatgagcacgtgcgcaaacaaaacgtaagagatttcgctcaaactaaacccaaTATCGAagtaaatgctccttttctctcaaacgagcacggtgacccccgatttttttttcagttatttgctaggaacagtctaataaagaacatatttgaagaagaaaaaaagtttgatagtagaacatgaatttttttttggaaaacagttccgtactgggtgtattttacccaaggcgaggacttcaagctaaccacggaactgtcccaaaaagtgcactattcccacaaccagggaatcaaagtcggcgtaaatgaagcattactgcttatgtaaataaaagaagatttattttcaaattaaaattatgtGCCTTTGAAGtgaccaagacttaattctgtatgaaggtgagtCGAATTTtaaacgcgaaaacagtaaaaataccccattttacgagcctgctaacgcgtaaacaagcacggtgaccccatttttttattgcatttttttaatgttcatatcatgaatgttagttatgccaagtttccaaaaaagtttgatagtagaacaatttcaagggaattaccttaatagCATGAAAACCCTTACGGCAAACAGAGAGATGTTCATCACTGTCTGGGTGCCAGATAGGAATGAGAGAGCCATCAATTGCTCCAGTCACTCTGGGAAAGCCAGCTATAGGGTAGAATACAGTCACATTTGCTTGAAAGATTTATAAGCATGAA containing:
- the LOC138039752 gene encoding tigger transposable element-derived protein 6-like — its product is MGMVQEETEQRIPVDGPLIQEFATKVTEELGYPEFKASSGWLTRFKERNNLSQHKLCGESDDVPEATVYSWKERLGSITSGYEMQDIWNMDETGCFYRALPDKSLSEKAKKCKGGKKSKERLTVAFFVSATGERKKPVVIGK